From a region of the Xyrauchen texanus isolate HMW12.3.18 chromosome 47, RBS_HiC_50CHRs, whole genome shotgun sequence genome:
- the LOC127639096 gene encoding cell division cycle protein 123 homolog, with protein MKKEQVVNCQFSVWYPLFKKHTIKSLILPIPQNVIDYLLDDGTLVVSGSENTNQHTQATNSDSDEEDIQWTDDETTTTVMAPEFPEFSIKVQEAINVLGGRVFPKLNWSAPRDANWIALNSSLQCQSLSDIFLLFKSSDFITHDLTQPFLHCSDDSPNPTINYEMVLRKWSELIPGGEFRCFVKENKLVAICQRDYTQHYQHIAKQEASISSSILQFFRDHIQYQFPDEDFVLDVYRDSSGRVWLIDFNPFGEVTDSLLFTWEELTSGNSLTANQAQAETAQQDRPAFRSTTSEVTVQPSPCLSYRIPRDFLDLTTGEDAYKLIDFLKLKRSQQEEEESKEEGAVPQL; from the exons ATGAAGAAAGAACAGGTTGTCAACTGTCAGTTCTCCGTTTGGTATCCTTTATTCAAGAAACACACTATAAAGAG TTTGATTCTACCCATTCCTCAAAATGTAATTGATTACTTATTAGACGACGGGACTCTTGTGGTTTCTGGCAG CGAGAACACCAATCAACACACACAGGCCACCAACAGTGATTCTGATGAGGAGGACATTCAG TGGACTGATGATGAAACCACAACAACAGTTATG GCCCCAGAATTCCCAGAGTTCAGTATAAAGGTCCAGGAGGCAATTAATGTTCTGGGTGGGCGTGTCTTTCCGAAACTGAACTGGAGTGCCCCTCGA GATGCCAACTGGATTGCCTTAAACAGTTCCTTACAGTGTCAGAGTCTAAGTGATATCTTCCTTCTTTTTAAAAGTTCAGATTTCATCACACATGACCTCACACAACC GTTCCTTCACTGTAGTGATGATTCTCCAAACCCAACTATAAACTATGAA atggTATTAAGAAAATGGAGTGAGCTCATTCCAGGAGGAGAATTTCGCTGCTTTGTGAAGGAAAACAAACTCGTAG CAATCTGTCAGAGAGATTACACACAACATTACCAGCATATCGCCAAACAGGAGGCCAGCATCTCCTCATCCATACTGCAGTTCTTCAGGGACCACATTCAATATCAGTTCCCAGATGAGGACT TTGTCCTGGATGTTTACAGAGACAGCTCA GGACGTGTATGGTTGATTGACTTCAACCCTTTCGGTGAGGTCACAGACTCTTTGCTCTTCACGTGGGAGGAGCTAACCTCTGGGAATAGTCTCACAGCCAATCAGGCGCAGGCAGAGACAGCACAGCAA GATAGACCTGCCTTCCGGTCTACCACCAGTGAAGTCACGGTGCAGCCCAGCCCTTGTCTGTCCTACCGAATCCCACGAGACTTCCTAGATCTCACCACTGGAGAAGACGCATATAAACTCATTGATTTTCTTAAGCTG AAGAGGAgtcagcaggaggaggaggagtctaAAGAAGAAGGGGCTGTGCCTCAATTGTAG